A part of Neoarius graeffei isolate fNeoGra1 chromosome 8, fNeoGra1.pri, whole genome shotgun sequence genomic DNA contains:
- the chst6 gene encoding carbohydrate sulfotransferase 6 isoform X1 yields the protein MDSHRGQPPGLKCLRLCGAHMGILDQRNRGQAQRLRSTGLEDSEEKPRRGVTNLKVVMLRFRIPTPAVLLLLLFQVVVVVLFVGWQGHVTPPPSDLSTASGGKVHVLLLSSWRSGSSFMGQVFNNHPSVFYLMEPAWHVWVRLQRPGASSLRMAVRDLLHRVFLCDLSVLDAYMPVHYNISQVFMWSQSRALCSPPACPSLSHQNTTTQIPNCKKHCDVVGLERAEKACHTYSHVVLKEVRVFELESLYSLLRDPSLDLRILHLVRDPRAVFQSRQLAAAALQKDSSIVLDWKAATPDSMLNVMKEICRSHVRIYDTAVRKAPDFLQGRYKLLRYEDVVRNPLAEVQRVYDFVGLKMTEPLREWIHHITHGKGKGARSEAFAITKRNATEVSQAWRTGLTHIKVQQVQEVCRSAMSLLGYRLVNSEEEQKQLDLDLTRLEEYGFTWLSSKSHQ from the exons GCTGAGAAGCACTGGCTTAGAGGACAGTGAAGAGAAACCGAGGAGAGGAGTGACTAATCTGAAG gTTGTGATGCTGCGTTTCCGTATTCCCACCCCAGctgtgttgctgctgctgctctttCAGGTTGTTGTCGTGGTGCTGTTTGTTGGCTGGCAGGGCCATGTAACCCCACCCCCTTCTGACCTCAGCACTGCATCTGGGGGCAAAGTGCATGTGCTGCTGCTGTCGTCATGGCGATCAGGTTCATCGTTCATGGGCCAGGTGTTCAACAATCATCCGTCTGTGTTTTACCTGATGGAGCCGGCGTGGCATGTGTGGGTGCGGCTTCAGCGCCCGGGCGCGAGCAGCCTGCGCATGGCCGTGAGGGACCTGCTGCACCGCGTCTTCCTGTGTGACCTCAGCGTACTGGATGCCTACATGCCTGTCCACTACAACATCTCACAAGTGTTCATGTGGAGCCAGAGCCGGGCACTGTGTTCCCCGCCAGCGTGCCCCTCCCTGTCCCACCAGAACACCACGACACAGATCCCCAATTGTAAGAAGCACTGCGACGTGGTGGGGTTGGAGCGGGCGGAGAAGGCGTGTCACACCTACAGCCACGTGGTGCTGAAGGAAGTGCGTGTCTTTGAGCTGGAGTCTCTGTACTCGCTGCTGCGTGACCCGTCGCTCGATCTCCGCATCCTGCACCTGGTGCGTGACCCCCGCGCTGTGTTCCAGTCCCGCCAGCTGGCGGCCGCGGCGCTACAGAAGGACAGCAGCATCGTCCTGGACTGGAAAGCAGCGACACCTGACTCCATGCTAAACGTCATGAAGGAGATCTGCAGGAGCCACGTTCGGATCTACGATACTGCCGTCCGTAAAGCACCCGACTTCCTGCAAGGACGCTACAAACTCCTGCGCTATGAGGATGTGGTGCGTAACCCACTGGCAGAGGTCCAGCGTGTGTACGACTTTGTGGGGCTCAAGATGACCGAGCCGCTGCGGGAATGGATCCACCACATCACGCATGGCAAGGGCAAGGGGGCACGCAGCGAGGCGTTCGCCATCACCAAGCGCAACGCTACTGAAGTCTCGCAGGCCTGGAGGACGGGTTTAACGCACATAAAGGTCCAGCAGGTCCAGGAGGTGTGCAGGAGCGCCATGTCTCTGCTTGGCTACCGTCTGGTCAACAGCGAGGAAGAACAGAAGCAGCTGGACCTCGACCTCACGCGCCTGGAGGAGTATGGTTTCACGTGGCTTTCGTCAAAATCCCACCAATAA
- the chst6 gene encoding carbohydrate sulfotransferase 6 isoform X2 → MSCTVRLRSTGLEDSEEKPRRGVTNLKVVMLRFRIPTPAVLLLLLFQVVVVVLFVGWQGHVTPPPSDLSTASGGKVHVLLLSSWRSGSSFMGQVFNNHPSVFYLMEPAWHVWVRLQRPGASSLRMAVRDLLHRVFLCDLSVLDAYMPVHYNISQVFMWSQSRALCSPPACPSLSHQNTTTQIPNCKKHCDVVGLERAEKACHTYSHVVLKEVRVFELESLYSLLRDPSLDLRILHLVRDPRAVFQSRQLAAAALQKDSSIVLDWKAATPDSMLNVMKEICRSHVRIYDTAVRKAPDFLQGRYKLLRYEDVVRNPLAEVQRVYDFVGLKMTEPLREWIHHITHGKGKGARSEAFAITKRNATEVSQAWRTGLTHIKVQQVQEVCRSAMSLLGYRLVNSEEEQKQLDLDLTRLEEYGFTWLSSKSHQ, encoded by the exons atgtcttgtacagtgag GCTGAGAAGCACTGGCTTAGAGGACAGTGAAGAGAAACCGAGGAGAGGAGTGACTAATCTGAAG gTTGTGATGCTGCGTTTCCGTATTCCCACCCCAGctgtgttgctgctgctgctctttCAGGTTGTTGTCGTGGTGCTGTTTGTTGGCTGGCAGGGCCATGTAACCCCACCCCCTTCTGACCTCAGCACTGCATCTGGGGGCAAAGTGCATGTGCTGCTGCTGTCGTCATGGCGATCAGGTTCATCGTTCATGGGCCAGGTGTTCAACAATCATCCGTCTGTGTTTTACCTGATGGAGCCGGCGTGGCATGTGTGGGTGCGGCTTCAGCGCCCGGGCGCGAGCAGCCTGCGCATGGCCGTGAGGGACCTGCTGCACCGCGTCTTCCTGTGTGACCTCAGCGTACTGGATGCCTACATGCCTGTCCACTACAACATCTCACAAGTGTTCATGTGGAGCCAGAGCCGGGCACTGTGTTCCCCGCCAGCGTGCCCCTCCCTGTCCCACCAGAACACCACGACACAGATCCCCAATTGTAAGAAGCACTGCGACGTGGTGGGGTTGGAGCGGGCGGAGAAGGCGTGTCACACCTACAGCCACGTGGTGCTGAAGGAAGTGCGTGTCTTTGAGCTGGAGTCTCTGTACTCGCTGCTGCGTGACCCGTCGCTCGATCTCCGCATCCTGCACCTGGTGCGTGACCCCCGCGCTGTGTTCCAGTCCCGCCAGCTGGCGGCCGCGGCGCTACAGAAGGACAGCAGCATCGTCCTGGACTGGAAAGCAGCGACACCTGACTCCATGCTAAACGTCATGAAGGAGATCTGCAGGAGCCACGTTCGGATCTACGATACTGCCGTCCGTAAAGCACCCGACTTCCTGCAAGGACGCTACAAACTCCTGCGCTATGAGGATGTGGTGCGTAACCCACTGGCAGAGGTCCAGCGTGTGTACGACTTTGTGGGGCTCAAGATGACCGAGCCGCTGCGGGAATGGATCCACCACATCACGCATGGCAAGGGCAAGGGGGCACGCAGCGAGGCGTTCGCCATCACCAAGCGCAACGCTACTGAAGTCTCGCAGGCCTGGAGGACGGGTTTAACGCACATAAAGGTCCAGCAGGTCCAGGAGGTGTGCAGGAGCGCCATGTCTCTGCTTGGCTACCGTCTGGTCAACAGCGAGGAAGAACAGAAGCAGCTGGACCTCGACCTCACGCGCCTGGAGGAGTATGGTTTCACGTGGCTTTCGTCAAAATCCCACCAATAA
- the chst6 gene encoding carbohydrate sulfotransferase 6 isoform X3, giving the protein MLRFRIPTPAVLLLLLFQVVVVVLFVGWQGHVTPPPSDLSTASGGKVHVLLLSSWRSGSSFMGQVFNNHPSVFYLMEPAWHVWVRLQRPGASSLRMAVRDLLHRVFLCDLSVLDAYMPVHYNISQVFMWSQSRALCSPPACPSLSHQNTTTQIPNCKKHCDVVGLERAEKACHTYSHVVLKEVRVFELESLYSLLRDPSLDLRILHLVRDPRAVFQSRQLAAAALQKDSSIVLDWKAATPDSMLNVMKEICRSHVRIYDTAVRKAPDFLQGRYKLLRYEDVVRNPLAEVQRVYDFVGLKMTEPLREWIHHITHGKGKGARSEAFAITKRNATEVSQAWRTGLTHIKVQQVQEVCRSAMSLLGYRLVNSEEEQKQLDLDLTRLEEYGFTWLSSKSHQ; this is encoded by the coding sequence ATGCTGCGTTTCCGTATTCCCACCCCAGctgtgttgctgctgctgctctttCAGGTTGTTGTCGTGGTGCTGTTTGTTGGCTGGCAGGGCCATGTAACCCCACCCCCTTCTGACCTCAGCACTGCATCTGGGGGCAAAGTGCATGTGCTGCTGCTGTCGTCATGGCGATCAGGTTCATCGTTCATGGGCCAGGTGTTCAACAATCATCCGTCTGTGTTTTACCTGATGGAGCCGGCGTGGCATGTGTGGGTGCGGCTTCAGCGCCCGGGCGCGAGCAGCCTGCGCATGGCCGTGAGGGACCTGCTGCACCGCGTCTTCCTGTGTGACCTCAGCGTACTGGATGCCTACATGCCTGTCCACTACAACATCTCACAAGTGTTCATGTGGAGCCAGAGCCGGGCACTGTGTTCCCCGCCAGCGTGCCCCTCCCTGTCCCACCAGAACACCACGACACAGATCCCCAATTGTAAGAAGCACTGCGACGTGGTGGGGTTGGAGCGGGCGGAGAAGGCGTGTCACACCTACAGCCACGTGGTGCTGAAGGAAGTGCGTGTCTTTGAGCTGGAGTCTCTGTACTCGCTGCTGCGTGACCCGTCGCTCGATCTCCGCATCCTGCACCTGGTGCGTGACCCCCGCGCTGTGTTCCAGTCCCGCCAGCTGGCGGCCGCGGCGCTACAGAAGGACAGCAGCATCGTCCTGGACTGGAAAGCAGCGACACCTGACTCCATGCTAAACGTCATGAAGGAGATCTGCAGGAGCCACGTTCGGATCTACGATACTGCCGTCCGTAAAGCACCCGACTTCCTGCAAGGACGCTACAAACTCCTGCGCTATGAGGATGTGGTGCGTAACCCACTGGCAGAGGTCCAGCGTGTGTACGACTTTGTGGGGCTCAAGATGACCGAGCCGCTGCGGGAATGGATCCACCACATCACGCATGGCAAGGGCAAGGGGGCACGCAGCGAGGCGTTCGCCATCACCAAGCGCAACGCTACTGAAGTCTCGCAGGCCTGGAGGACGGGTTTAACGCACATAAAGGTCCAGCAGGTCCAGGAGGTGTGCAGGAGCGCCATGTCTCTGCTTGGCTACCGTCTGGTCAACAGCGAGGAAGAACAGAAGCAGCTGGACCTCGACCTCACGCGCCTGGAGGAGTATGGTTTCACGTGGCTTTCGTCAAAATCCCACCAATAA